From the Saccharobesus litoralis genome, one window contains:
- the lptG gene encoding LPS export ABC transporter permease LptG, translated as MKIVDFHIGRAIMQSTFVSLFVLTSLSGLIRFVEQLRSIGRGTYDIMDACLFVLYTVPRDIEVFFPMAALLGGLLGMGALASNSELIVMMASGLSKLDIIKSAMKTTTILVVAVLLLGEFVAPQSEAKAKNLRSSEIYANVVNKQGVWAKDGDDFIHIKTIAENGLLKGLTIFDFDDQLQLQKVSHIKQAKFQGDSWLVDGYSRTYLTDSAIVAEQVQDTSWQSSLTPDKLSIVSVKPEALSLYDLQGYLEYLNANEQDDSRYQLAFWRKLLQPVTVAVMMLMALSFIFGPLRSTSMGARILMGVVIGFGFHIANRIFGPVALVYELPAVIGALMPSVVFVGLAAYLINRKT; from the coding sequence ATTAAGATAGTCGATTTTCACATTGGTCGCGCTATCATGCAGTCGACATTTGTCTCCTTGTTTGTGCTGACAAGCTTAAGTGGCTTAATACGGTTTGTAGAGCAGCTACGCAGTATTGGCCGCGGTACATACGACATCATGGATGCTTGCTTGTTTGTTTTGTATACCGTACCACGTGACATTGAGGTGTTTTTCCCTATGGCAGCGTTATTAGGTGGCCTATTGGGCATGGGGGCGTTAGCAAGCAATAGCGAATTAATTGTCATGATGGCATCGGGCTTATCAAAACTCGATATTATTAAATCCGCCATGAAAACCACGACGATTTTGGTAGTCGCTGTGTTGTTACTGGGCGAATTTGTTGCGCCGCAATCTGAAGCTAAAGCGAAAAACCTGCGTAGCAGTGAAATTTATGCCAATGTCGTGAATAAACAAGGGGTGTGGGCAAAAGATGGTGATGATTTTATTCATATCAAAACCATAGCCGAAAATGGCCTGCTAAAAGGGCTGACCATTTTTGATTTTGATGATCAATTACAATTACAAAAAGTTAGCCATATTAAACAAGCTAAATTTCAAGGCGATAGTTGGTTAGTTGACGGTTATAGCCGTACTTATTTAACCGATAGCGCAATTGTCGCTGAGCAAGTGCAAGATACCAGTTGGCAGTCGAGTTTAACGCCAGATAAGTTAAGTATTGTTTCAGTAAAGCCCGAAGCCTTATCACTTTATGATCTTCAAGGTTATTTAGAATATTTAAATGCTAATGAGCAAGACGATAGCCGTTATCAATTGGCATTTTGGCGCAAGCTGTTACAACCTGTAACTGTAGCCGTAATGATGTTGATGGCGCTGTCGTTTATTTTTGGTCCATTACGCAGCACATCAATGGGCGCTCGCATTTTAATGGGGGTTGTAATTGGCTTTGGATTCCACATTGCCAACCGCATTTTTGGTCCTGTTGCTTTGGTTTACGAATTGCCTGCTGTCATTGGCGCCTTGATGCCGAGTGTGGTGTTTGTTGGTTTGGCCGCTTATTTGATTAATCGTAAAACCTAA
- a CDS encoding 2OG-Fe(II) oxygenase, whose product MLALAKLNLLSDEGHFFNETLFGLIANDIEQQGFSIRPNALPETIANSLYQHQQHMHTHQYDNAGIGRGDDFLHNDFVRTDEICWINGDSDAGQAWLNWTAQLKDFLNRRLYLGLFSFESHFAHYAPNDYYKRHYDAFRGEANRVLSIVTYLNPGWLPTDGGELVIYQNDHDRQGTKVVPLFGTLAVFLSEEFPHEVLPATRDRYSIAGWYRVNTSTDNRVDPPR is encoded by the coding sequence ATTTTGGCACTTGCAAAACTGAATTTATTGTCCGATGAAGGTCATTTTTTTAATGAAACACTATTTGGATTGATCGCTAATGATATTGAGCAACAAGGTTTTAGTATTCGCCCCAATGCACTACCTGAAACAATAGCCAATAGTTTGTACCAGCACCAACAGCACATGCATACCCACCAGTACGATAACGCTGGCATAGGTCGCGGTGATGATTTTTTGCATAACGACTTTGTTAGAACCGACGAAATTTGTTGGATCAATGGCGACTCAGATGCCGGACAAGCTTGGCTAAACTGGACAGCACAATTAAAGGACTTTTTAAATCGGCGCTTATATTTAGGATTATTTTCTTTTGAAAGTCACTTTGCTCATTATGCACCAAACGATTATTACAAACGTCATTATGATGCGTTTAGAGGCGAGGCTAATCGAGTACTGTCAATTGTGACTTACTTAAATCCAGGATGGTTGCCAACAGATGGCGGCGAGCTTGTTATTTATCAAAATGATCATGATCGACAAGGCACAAAAGTCGTCCCTTTATTTGGTACGCTTGCCGTGTTTTTAAGTGAAGAATTTCCGCATGAAGTTTTGCCAGCAACCCGTGATAGATACTCAATTGCTGGCTGGTATCGAGTCAATACCTCAACCGACAATCGAGTAGATCCGCCTAGGTAA
- a CDS encoding valine--tRNA ligase → MEKTFNPNTVEQALYKAWEEKGYFKPSGQGDAYSIMIPPPNVTGSLHMGHAFQDTIMDTLIRYKRMSGNNTLWQVGTDHAGIATQMVVERKLAAEEDKTRHDLGREAFVDRIWDWKKQSGGTITQQLRRLGASVDWDRERFTMDEGLSNAVKEVFVRLYKEDLIYRGKRLVNWDPKLHTAISDLEVENKDKKGHMWNFRYPLADGVKTKDGKDYIVVATTRPETMLGDTGVAVNPDDERYQDLIGKDIILPIVNRRITIVGDEHADMEKGTGCVKITPAHDFNDNEVGKRHQLPMINIFDKDAAILSEGQTYTFDGKELDMDAPLPERFHGLDRFAARKAIVAEFEELGLLEVIEDHSLTVPYGDRSGVVIEPLLTDQWYVRAAPLAEPAKEAVKNGDIQFVPQQYENMYFSWMNDIQDWCISRQLWWGHRIPAWYDAKGNVYVGRDEAEVRANNNIADDVVLSQDEDVLDTWFSSALWTFSTLGWPDNTEDLKTFHPTDVLVTGFDIIFFWVARMIMMTMHFIKDEDGKPQVPFKTVYVTGLIRDENGDKMSKSKGNVLDPIDMIDGIDLESLVTKRTSNLMQDKLAKKIEKNTRKTFENGIEAHGTDALRFTLAAMASTGRDINWDMSRLEGYRNFCNKLWNASRYVLMNTEEHDCGFAEDGSATGEMQTSLADRWILGQFQQTVKAYTEHLDNYRFDLAANTIYEFTWNQFCDWYLELTKPVLFKGSEAEQRATRHTLVTVLEALLRLMHPLMPYITETIWQSVAPLAAVDKSKADTIMLQSFPQFDASQVDKQAMADLDWVKQFIVGIRNIRGEMDISPNKPLNAYIKNAGTEDVRRLTANQSFLQGLAKLESIDVLGEGDEAPASATALIGEMAIMIPMAGLIDVEAELARIDKNIEKISKDLARVEGKLKNENFVSKAPAAVIDKEKAKLAEMQTAISKLEEQKATIEAL, encoded by the coding sequence ATGGAAAAAACATTTAATCCTAATACCGTTGAACAGGCTTTATACAAAGCGTGGGAAGAAAAAGGCTACTTTAAACCGTCAGGCCAAGGTGATGCCTACTCAATCATGATCCCACCACCGAATGTAACCGGTAGTCTGCATATGGGTCATGCATTCCAAGACACCATTATGGATACCCTAATTCGCTACAAGCGTATGTCGGGTAACAACACCTTATGGCAAGTTGGTACTGATCACGCCGGTATCGCAACGCAAATGGTTGTCGAACGCAAACTTGCTGCAGAAGAAGATAAAACCCGTCACGATTTAGGCCGCGAAGCTTTTGTTGATCGTATCTGGGATTGGAAAAAACAATCAGGCGGCACCATTACTCAACAATTACGTCGTTTAGGCGCATCCGTTGATTGGGATCGCGAACGCTTCACCATGGATGAAGGCTTATCAAACGCAGTTAAAGAAGTTTTCGTGCGTTTATACAAAGAAGACCTAATCTATCGTGGTAAGCGCCTAGTCAACTGGGATCCAAAATTACACACCGCCATCTCTGATCTTGAAGTCGAGAACAAAGATAAAAAAGGCCATATGTGGAACTTCCGCTACCCACTAGCGGATGGCGTAAAAACCAAAGACGGTAAAGACTACATTGTGGTTGCTACCACACGACCAGAAACCATGTTAGGTGACACTGGCGTTGCGGTTAACCCAGACGATGAGCGTTACCAAGACCTAATAGGTAAAGACATTATTCTTCCTATCGTTAATCGTCGCATTACCATTGTGGGTGATGAACACGCCGATATGGAAAAAGGCACAGGTTGTGTAAAGATCACCCCTGCGCATGACTTTAACGATAACGAAGTCGGTAAGCGTCATCAGCTACCTATGATCAACATCTTTGATAAAGATGCAGCCATCTTAAGCGAAGGCCAAACGTATACCTTTGACGGTAAAGAATTAGACATGGACGCGCCATTACCAGAGCGCTTCCATGGTTTAGATCGCTTTGCAGCGCGTAAAGCTATCGTTGCAGAATTCGAAGAGTTAGGTTTATTAGAAGTGATTGAAGATCACTCACTCACCGTGCCTTACGGCGACCGTTCTGGCGTAGTTATCGAGCCACTATTAACCGACCAATGGTATGTACGTGCCGCACCATTAGCCGAACCAGCTAAAGAAGCGGTTAAAAATGGTGATATCCAGTTCGTACCACAACAATACGAGAACATGTACTTCTCGTGGATGAACGATATTCAAGACTGGTGTATTTCACGTCAGTTATGGTGGGGGCACCGTATTCCAGCTTGGTACGACGCCAAAGGCAACGTATACGTTGGTCGTGACGAAGCTGAAGTTCGCGCCAATAACAACATCGCCGACGATGTGGTTTTAAGCCAAGACGAAGATGTATTAGACACTTGGTTCTCATCTGCGCTTTGGACTTTCTCAACTCTAGGTTGGCCAGACAATACTGAAGATTTAAAAACCTTCCACCCGACTGATGTATTGGTAACGGGTTTCGATATTATTTTCTTCTGGGTGGCGCGTATGATCATGATGACCATGCACTTCATCAAAGATGAAGACGGCAAGCCGCAAGTACCATTTAAAACCGTTTACGTGACGGGTCTTATCCGTGACGAGAACGGCGATAAAATGTCGAAATCGAAAGGTAACGTACTTGATCCTATCGATATGATCGACGGTATCGATTTAGAAAGCCTAGTCACCAAGCGTACTAGCAACTTGATGCAAGACAAACTGGCCAAGAAGATTGAAAAGAACACGCGTAAAACCTTTGAAAACGGTATCGAAGCCCACGGTACTGACGCCCTGCGCTTTACCCTAGCCGCCATGGCCTCTACCGGTCGTGATATCAACTGGGATATGAGCCGCTTAGAAGGTTATCGTAACTTCTGTAATAAGCTTTGGAATGCCAGCCGTTACGTATTAATGAATACTGAAGAGCATGACTGTGGTTTCGCTGAAGATGGATCTGCTACTGGCGAGATGCAAACTTCATTAGCCGACCGTTGGATCTTAGGACAGTTCCAACAAACGGTTAAAGCCTATACCGAGCATTTAGATAATTATCGTTTCGACTTAGCTGCTAATACTATTTACGAATTCACTTGGAACCAATTCTGTGACTGGTACTTAGAATTAACTAAGCCGGTATTATTTAAAGGTAGCGAGGCAGAACAACGTGCCACGCGTCATACCTTGGTAACAGTGCTAGAAGCCCTATTACGTTTAATGCACCCATTAATGCCTTATATCACGGAAACGATTTGGCAGAGTGTGGCTCCGTTAGCTGCAGTTGATAAGAGCAAAGCCGATACGATCATGCTGCAAAGCTTCCCACAATTTGACGCTAGCCAAGTTGATAAACAAGCCATGGCGGATCTCGATTGGGTAAAACAATTTATCGTCGGAATTCGTAATATCCGTGGTGAAATGGATATCTCTCCGAACAAACCACTTAATGCTTATATCAAAAATGCCGGTACAGAAGACGTACGCCGTTTAACGGCTAACCAAAGCTTTTTACAAGGCCTAGCTAAGCTTGAGTCTATCGACGTATTAGGAGAAGGCGACGAAGCCCCAGCCTCTGCTACCGCTTTAATCGGTGAAATGGCGATCATGATCCCAATGGCGGGTCTAATCGACGTTGAAGCTGAACTAGCGCGTATCGATAAAAACATCGAAAAAATCAGCAAAGATTTAGCCCGTGTTGAAGGTAAACTGAAAAACGAAAACTTCGTTAGCAAAGCCCCAGCCGCGGTTATCGATAAAGAAAAAGCTAAACTAGCTGAAATGCAAACTGCGATCAGTAAATTGGAAGAGCAGAAAGCGACGATTGAAGCTTTGTAG
- the pepA gene encoding leucyl aminopeptidase, with product MEFSVKSGSPEKQRSACIVVGVFEPRRLTSIAEQLDKISEGYISNLLRRGDLEGKSGQMLLLHHVPNVLSERVLLVGCGKERELDERQYKQIIAKTINTLNETGSMEAVCFLSELHVKGRDNYWKVRHAVEATQDCLYTFDQLKSKREEPRRPLRKIVFNVPTRRELPTGEKAISDGLAVAAGSKLCKDVANMPPNICNPAYLAEQAKLLADNYDTLSVDVLGEKQMAELGMNSYLAVGRGSDNESMMSIISYKGADDEQAPIVLVGKGLTFDSGGISIKPGQGMDEMKYDMGGAAGVIGTMQSLAELNLPLNVIGVLAGCENMPDANAYRPGDILTTMSGQTVEVLNTDAEGRLVLCDALTYVERFNPALVIDLATLTGACVIALGAHATGVMSNHNPLAHDLISASDQSGDRAWRLPLWDEYQEQLESPFADMANIGGRPAGAITAGCFLSRFTKKYNWAHMDIAGTAWRSGKNKGSTGRPVPMLTQFLLNYAEEQASE from the coding sequence ATGGAATTTAGCGTTAAAAGCGGCAGTCCTGAAAAACAACGCAGTGCGTGTATCGTTGTCGGTGTATTTGAACCTAGACGACTCACCTCAATTGCAGAGCAGTTGGACAAAATTAGTGAAGGTTATATCAGCAACCTATTACGTCGCGGTGACTTAGAAGGCAAAAGTGGCCAAATGTTGTTGTTACACCATGTTCCTAACGTATTAAGTGAACGTGTGTTGTTAGTCGGCTGTGGTAAAGAGCGTGAATTAGACGAGCGTCAATACAAGCAAATTATTGCCAAAACCATAAATACGCTAAATGAAACCGGCTCTATGGAAGCGGTATGCTTTTTATCTGAATTACATGTTAAAGGTCGCGATAATTACTGGAAAGTTCGCCACGCAGTAGAAGCAACTCAAGATTGCCTATACACCTTTGACCAATTAAAAAGTAAACGTGAAGAGCCTCGTCGCCCATTACGCAAAATTGTTTTCAACGTGCCGACGCGTCGCGAATTACCGACGGGTGAAAAAGCCATTAGCGATGGCTTAGCGGTTGCAGCGGGTAGCAAGCTATGTAAAGACGTAGCTAATATGCCACCTAACATTTGTAATCCAGCTTATTTAGCCGAACAAGCTAAATTACTAGCCGACAATTACGACACCCTCTCGGTTGATGTTTTAGGCGAAAAACAAATGGCTGAGTTAGGCATGAACTCCTACTTAGCTGTTGGCCGTGGCTCAGATAATGAATCCATGATGTCTATCATTAGCTATAAAGGCGCTGATGATGAGCAAGCTCCGATTGTTTTAGTTGGTAAAGGCTTAACCTTTGATTCAGGTGGTATTTCGATTAAACCAGGCCAAGGCATGGATGAAATGAAATACGACATGGGCGGTGCCGCAGGTGTCATTGGCACCATGCAATCACTAGCTGAACTTAACTTACCGTTAAATGTTATTGGTGTATTAGCCGGTTGTGAAAACATGCCAGATGCTAACGCTTATCGCCCTGGTGATATTCTGACGACTATGTCAGGCCAAACAGTGGAAGTGTTAAATACCGATGCCGAAGGCCGTTTAGTCTTGTGCGACGCCCTTACCTATGTTGAGCGTTTTAATCCTGCATTGGTTATTGATTTAGCCACTCTTACGGGTGCATGTGTAATTGCTTTAGGTGCTCATGCAACTGGGGTAATGAGTAACCATAACCCACTGGCCCATGATTTAATTAGCGCTTCCGACCAATCCGGTGATCGCGCTTGGCGTTTACCTTTATGGGATGAATATCAAGAGCAGTTAGAAAGCCCGTTTGCCGATATGGCAAACATTGGTGGCCGCCCTGCGGGTGCCATTACTGCGGGCTGTTTCTTGTCGCGCTTTACCAAAAAGTATAACTGGGCACATATGGATATCGCTGGCACGGCTTGGCGTTCAGGCAAAAACAAAGGCTCAACCGGTCGCCCTGTGCCTATGCTAACTCAGTTTTTACTTAACTATGCTGAGGAGCAAGCGAGCGAGTAA
- a CDS encoding nucleoside recognition domain-containing protein — MLNKIWLTFFTLSFAWALVQGFVFDDGLIFQRMMQSVFDMAKLTVELAIGLIGVMAFWLGISRIAEQNGMIEKLSQWLAPFFQRVMPEIPSQHPATGHVTMNMAANMLGLDNAATPLGLKAMRSLQELNPNKDTASNAQVLFLVLNTSSITLFPITVFMYRAQQGAANPTDVFLPILLATCASTLVGFFAVCLIQRINIWQGKFLAGMALIFACFAAFLVWLISLPITTLEYQSSVWANLLLLSFIVGVLIVGHFKKIAVYQEFVEGAKEGFQVAITIIPFLLAMLVAIGLLRASGVLEGLLQLITLFIAVINGDTRFVDALPVAFLKPLSGSGARAMMVEVMNNQGADSFAGRLASIMQGSTETTFYVLAVYFGSVGIRYTRHAISCGLLADLAGISAAIGATYWFYG; from the coding sequence GTGCTAAATAAAATCTGGCTGACTTTTTTTACTTTGTCATTTGCTTGGGCGCTAGTGCAAGGCTTTGTGTTTGACGATGGCCTGATTTTTCAACGCATGATGCAATCTGTGTTTGACATGGCCAAACTTACGGTTGAACTCGCAATAGGTTTAATTGGTGTAATGGCATTTTGGTTGGGGATCAGCCGAATTGCCGAACAAAACGGCATGATTGAAAAGCTATCTCAATGGTTAGCCCCTTTCTTTCAAAGAGTCATGCCAGAGATACCCAGTCAACACCCTGCAACAGGTCATGTCACCATGAATATGGCGGCCAATATGTTAGGGTTAGACAACGCCGCCACGCCGCTGGGCTTAAAAGCCATGCGTTCATTGCAAGAGCTTAACCCAAATAAAGACACCGCCAGTAACGCGCAGGTTTTATTTCTCGTACTCAATACTTCTTCAATTACCTTGTTTCCCATTACAGTGTTTATGTATCGAGCTCAGCAAGGCGCTGCCAATCCAACCGATGTGTTTTTACCTATCTTGTTAGCTACGTGCGCCTCTACCTTAGTTGGCTTTTTTGCAGTTTGCCTAATACAGCGGATCAATATATGGCAAGGTAAGTTTTTGGCTGGCATGGCATTGATTTTTGCCTGTTTTGCAGCTTTTCTCGTATGGCTAATCAGCTTACCCATCACCACACTTGAATATCAATCTAGCGTTTGGGCTAACCTATTGTTATTAAGCTTTATCGTTGGTGTACTCATTGTCGGCCACTTTAAGAAGATCGCCGTCTATCAAGAGTTTGTAGAAGGGGCTAAAGAGGGCTTTCAAGTCGCGATCACCATTATCCCATTCTTGTTAGCTATGTTAGTTGCTATAGGTTTGTTGCGCGCTTCGGGTGTACTTGAGGGCCTATTACAACTTATTACCTTATTTATTGCGGTTATTAATGGTGATACCCGCTTTGTGGATGCCCTGCCTGTGGCATTTCTAAAACCGTTGTCGGGCTCTGGGGCGCGAGCCATGATGGTAGAAGTGATGAACAATCAAGGTGCCGACTCATTCGCAGGGCGCCTTGCATCCATCATGCAAGGCTCAACCGAAACCACGTTTTATGTACTAGCGGTATATTTTGGTAGCGTGGGTATTCGCTATACACGCCACGCTATTAGTTGTGGCTTATTAGCCGATTTAGCTGGAATTAGTGCGGCAATTGGTGCGACTTACTGGTTTTATGGGTAG
- the lptF gene encoding LPS export ABC transporter permease LptF: protein MIIFRYLFGETIKSQFAVFFIMLVIFSSNALVRVLDDAMEGQLPTDLVAWMLLLNIPPLAGLILPLSMFIGIFLAHGRFYEDNEMSVLKACGVSEWYVTRITIVVALVIAVFTGLNTIWWGPYSAAKKEEIQDQLKADIGLSTLIPGQFQQAANNKAVIFVHETQQDNSAFNKVFVAQMPHEEDRKQRFNVVYAEKGRVIEENADEQSLVLNNGRRYEGGHDQLNYQIASFGAYSVKIKEQQIEERRRKLSAVSTKELMERDDFEAIAEWQWRIALPLSVPIVALVAVPMARTRPRQGRMAKMAPAFLVYLGYFLLLMAGKSALADGKIPPTIGLWWIHTLALIYGLFLLAGERTSGRYLRSWFSNLTRKTA, encoded by the coding sequence TTGATTATTTTCCGCTATTTGTTCGGTGAAACAATAAAGTCACAGTTCGCCGTATTTTTTATCATGTTAGTGATATTTAGTTCTAACGCATTAGTGCGTGTGTTAGACGACGCAATGGAAGGCCAACTTCCTACTGATTTAGTGGCTTGGATGCTGCTACTTAATATACCGCCGTTAGCAGGTTTAATTCTGCCGCTGAGTATGTTTATTGGTATCTTCTTAGCTCACGGTCGCTTTTATGAAGATAACGAAATGTCGGTATTAAAAGCCTGTGGGGTTAGTGAGTGGTACGTTACCCGTATTACCATTGTCGTGGCGTTAGTGATTGCTGTGTTTACCGGTTTAAATACCATTTGGTGGGGACCGTATTCGGCTGCGAAAAAAGAAGAAATTCAAGACCAACTCAAAGCCGATATTGGCTTGTCGACGTTAATACCTGGGCAATTTCAGCAAGCTGCCAATAATAAAGCGGTGATTTTTGTTCATGAAACTCAACAAGATAATTCTGCATTTAACAAAGTCTTCGTTGCACAAATGCCGCATGAAGAGGACAGAAAACAACGCTTTAACGTTGTCTATGCTGAGAAAGGCAGAGTGATAGAGGAAAATGCAGATGAACAAAGTTTGGTGCTCAACAATGGCCGGCGTTATGAAGGCGGGCATGATCAACTGAATTATCAAATCGCCAGCTTTGGCGCTTATTCAGTCAAAATTAAAGAGCAGCAAATAGAAGAGCGTCGTCGTAAATTATCCGCTGTGTCGACCAAAGAGTTAATGGAACGAGATGACTTTGAGGCTATTGCAGAATGGCAATGGCGTATTGCTTTGCCGTTATCTGTGCCTATTGTTGCACTGGTCGCTGTGCCTATGGCTCGCACTAGACCCAGACAAGGGCGCATGGCAAAAATGGCACCGGCATTTTTAGTTTACTTAGGTTACTTTTTGTTATTAATGGCGGGTAAATCGGCGTTGGCCGATGGCAAAATCCCTCCGACAATTGGCTTGTGGTGGATCCATACCTTAGCTTTAATTTATGGCTTATTTCTATTGGCAGGTGAGCGCACTTCAGGTCGATATTTACGCTCTTGGTTCAGTAATTTAACAAGGAAAACCGCATGA
- a CDS encoding DNA polymerase III subunit chi, with product MSQVTFYLLPEETQPNNTESPAESPIAAHIDFACRLTAQLYRENKKVFIFTDNQQQAEAVDEHLWQFEPDSFVAHNLQGEGPKFGTPVEIGCQAPRSGRPILINLSQHMPDFVGRFNQTFDFVPAEEKLKQQARERYKQYRAAGHQLSTQPAA from the coding sequence ATGTCGCAAGTTACTTTTTATCTTCTGCCAGAAGAAACTCAACCCAACAATACTGAGTCGCCAGCGGAATCCCCGATCGCGGCTCATATTGATTTTGCGTGCCGCTTAACCGCGCAGTTGTATCGTGAAAATAAAAAAGTCTTTATTTTTACCGATAACCAACAACAAGCCGAAGCGGTAGACGAGCATCTATGGCAATTTGAACCCGACAGTTTTGTTGCCCATAACCTACAAGGCGAAGGCCCTAAATTTGGCACACCAGTCGAAATTGGCTGTCAAGCGCCACGTTCGGGGCGGCCAATTCTGATTAATTTAAGCCAACACATGCCCGACTTTGTTGGCCGCTTTAACCAAACATTCGATTTTGTTCCTGCAGAAGAAAAGCTAAAGCAACAAGCTCGCGAACGCTACAAGCAATATCGTGCAGCCGGTCATCAGCTTTCTACCCAACCTGCAGCGTGA